The DNA sequence CGTACAGACAGCTGCACACCACCCGGGGCAGCCAGcgctgggacacggccagagcgCCGCAGGCCCACATGGCCAGGTACAGGAAATGCGTGGTCACCAGCGCCCCCAGCTGGACTCCCGGGGAATAGAGGCCGTCACCATCCTCCGGGGGTCCTGGCGTCACCACCCCAGCGCTCCCAGTAGCCAGAAGGGAACCCGAGTCACTCAGGAGGGGGCCGCTGTTCCTGAGCCTGGTGGGACCCCTCAGCTCCTCCCCTGGCTCCAGGGAAACCCTGCTGGTGGCCCCCTTTGGGCTCTGTGCCAGGGGACCCCGTAAGCGCAGCCCTGCACACAGGAAATAGATCCAGGTGATCAGCAGAATCAAAGCCACCGGGATGTAGAAGGCTCCTAGGCTCGGACGCCACACCAGCCAGCAGCTGAGGGGAGACACAGGCAGTGGATGAGGAGGGGGAGCATGTTTGAGGTGGGGCCCATAGGTTGGGTGGCTGGGGAGATAGAGGAAATGGTGAGTGGGGAGGCAGAGACTGGCTTAATTAACATGCATGGGCTGGGGTTGGGTCACTGGCTGGGTGGGCCTGACAGCTGCCCTTGCCAGTGGAGTGGAAGGCATCAGTGCTGGGGTGGGTAGGTGGCAGGCAGGCAGCGACGCTCACTAGGGGCTGTGGTCCCGGTAGTTGTGAATGTTGACAGCAGCTGTGATGCCACAGATAATGAGTGGGATCCCTCCAGCGATCAAATAGAACCTGGAGAGGAATGGGGTTTGGGGGTCAGAGAGATGGGCAACAAGCGGGGAGGAACCTGGTGCTCAGAACCCGTGACTCAGGGTCTCTGGCCCATCCTCTTTCCCTCTTAAATTCCGTCAGATTTTTTTCCGGGGATTGCAAAGCCCCAACAGGGCAGGTTCAGCAGGCAGGTCGCTAGGGGCCTTGGCCATGACTGTTCTAAGGGACAGAGGCTAGAACTGCCCTCTCTCGCTGTAAATAGTGCAGAAGTCAGGGGTTCCCAGAATGCCTGCCCAATGTCCTTTGGAGTCACTCCCTTCCCTGGCTTTGTCATGCCTCAAAAGTCCTAAGGATGTACCCACTCCATGGCGTTGGGCAACCTGGCGCCACCCAGGGCCTTGCTGTTTTTGTCTTTGGAGAGTGATCTCCTGCGACCTTGGACCCTGAGAGAACAGTTTGGTGTCCTACAGCCCCCTCTGAGCCCTTCCCCACTGCCACGCTGACAGCTGGAAGCATGTACCGGAGCATGGGACGGGGGGCAGGTGGGGCTGAGTCCCCTTCTTGTGGAGGGGGCGCCCTCCAGGTGAGCTCCTTGTGGAGGACGCGGGCCTTCACACCCATCCAGAGCAGTGTGGACAGTGAAGAGTAGTGCAGAGTGATGCCCACCTGTGGGGTCAAGGCACTGAGGCTGGGGGACCAGGCTGCTACTACTGCAGCTTTCCCAGAGCCTCAGCCCAGCAGGGTTCTCCCACTCCTCCCAtatccccagcccccagccccacccaggtcCCCCCCAAGGTTCTGTCCGTGCTGTTACCCTCTCTACTTCTACCCCAGTGTTCTCTCCCACTCTGGGGACTCTCCATGACCCTGTCCTTTCTATTTGGCTCATTCTGACTTCCCCTCCATTGCAGGTCTCCACTGTCTACTTTGAAGTCCTGTCTCCTAGTTTCTCTGCTTCTTACCACCCCTAACTCTCATGCCCTGCTTCCCCCTCCACCCAAACAAAGCGGGACACAGAACAATGAATGGAGCTGCGGTCCATTACCATgaactctcttttcttcccctgcaCCTCCCTACTCTATGCCTAGGCTGCCAACACTAATCTCggagccctcccacccccaccccagcccctctgctTACCGCCTGGCAGACCATCTGGTAGTTGGTAAGTGTGATGCCTCCCGCAAAGACGGCGGAGGTCATGGCCATGTGGAAGCACAGGTTCAGCAGCATGTGCCAGCCCTTCCGGGACACATGGATGGAGCTGCCCCAGAAAGAGTCTTTAATTAATGGGCCACCCAACCCAAGGTGAGGCCCATGGGGTCTCAAGGCCATTGGGGGAGCCAAAGCAGGGAAAGCAGATatctgtgtgcatgcatgtgtgtgaatgtgatagaggccccagggcaggaaggCCTTAACCCCCGAAATATGTTTCCCAACCCCAGAACCTTTCAATAAAATGCTAGGCAAGAGCCTGGGAAAGTTCTGTGGACCCACATGGGAAGGGAACACTTGCCAGTACTTAGAGACCCATGGCTGTCCCACCAACCCTCCCTGCCGGCAGGAGCTCCCACCTGTGGTTGAGGATGTAGGTGATGATggtggagaagaggcagagcAGCAGCAGGGCCGTGCAGGGGTACACAACAGGATGCAGCCCTGCCCCTGagccccccacctccctggggAAGGCACTCAGCTCCTAGAAAGAGTAGGAAAGAGGAAGTGAGTATTAGGAAGCCAGGAGCAGAGGCCACCCTGTGGAGTTCTGGCCAGTCCCCGGGGCCAGTTTTCCTTTTCCCAAGCCCCATCAGCTTTGATCCTCAGCTTTGGCCCTTAGTCCATCAGGGTAGACAAAGATGTAAGCGCCACAACTTCTACTCCTGAAAAGTCGGTCTAGCTGGTGTTAATAATCTGCCTTTCTGGGGACTTTTCAGATCCCCAGCCTGAAAatcagagatgaggaaagaggggGAAGGTTCTGTCTATAATCCAGCTGCATGCCTGATCAGGATCTGGGAAAGTGGGGTGTGAAATGTGGCAAAGGAAGGGGAACTGGACAGGGGTGAATGAGGAGGGTGACCAGAAAGGAGAAATGTTcccagatttttttaatctactgtAACAGTCTGGGTCTCAGAGAGTGCAGAATGTGAAGACTAGGCTGGGTAGTTCCACACCCATCTCTCTCGATGTGGGAGTTGAGTCAGGACCTCCCTGTCTCCTGAAAGATGAAAAGGTGTAGGGGAGACCAGAGGGACATGTCCCCATGATTCCTGACAGTGATGAGTCCTGATAAGGCTGCTgttctttctgaatttctctgTGGCCCCCACCTCGACCTCACACACATTCCTCGCTCTCttgtcctcccacccccagcccccactaCACTCACCATGAGCACGGCCACATTGCCCAAGTGCTGGCAGTGCAGGGAGCTGACGTTGGGCTGGCTGGAGCGGAGCTGGCAGCCTTCGGAGCTCCAGCCCCCAGGGCCCCCTGGCCCCTCCTGGCTCCACCAAGCTGCCACGGGTTCAGCGCCCTCAGCCCAGTGCCGCAGTGAAACGGCCACTGGCTCCGTCAGGTTGCCCACGCCACAGCCACCTACAGGGGAGAGGGAAGTCCACACAGGTCTGCATGAGGCTGTGGGGAGACTGGCTCGGGGTAaccaaacagcagcagcagcagcagcagcagcagcagcagccgagCATACACTGAACGCCTGCCGGGCAGGGCTTGCGCTGGGATTGGGAGACATGGTTAGATGCCAGATGCAGGCCTGCCCTCCAGGTCCCCAGTCTAACTGAAGACACAGGCATGAATCCAAATAAAAGCACTGTGAGGTGTCTCACTCTAAGTGCCAAATGAGTGGTGGTGATGAGTCCCAAAGAGAGGACTCCGGGGTTGGGGTCAGGGACAAGAAGGTAGAAGGTAATGCAGAGGGCATGAAGGCCCACGGGGAGAGGAACCAGGAGGGCACCCCTGAGAGGGGAAGTTGGCACCAGGTTGGGAAGGTGGGATGAAAGGAGACCAAGGTGGGTCAAGGGTTTGTATTTAGAGCCCTTCTGAAATGTGACACATCTGGGATATAAAATCCAGTGTCCTCCGGAGCCTTTTCTTCACCAATCCCTCCCTTTCAGGGACGTCTCAGCCCCCATTCTCCTTGGAAATGGTGAGGGGCCACAATCCTCTGCTGCCTCCACCAGGGCGCTAGGGGGCGCTGTGGGAAAGGGAAGGGCGGGATGAAGGGGCGCAGGGCAGACACTCGGGAGGTATCCTGCGAGGTGCCAGGAGTTTGCTCCCTTACTGGTTCCTGCAAAGATGACGGGGGTGGCCACGCCGCGCCTCTTGCCAGGCCCAGCAGCTCCAGGGCGGGAGGTGTTGCCGTGGCTGCGGAAGAGGCGTCCGTTTCGGAAGACGAGCAGTTGCAGGGTGCAGTCTGGGGGGACTGGCGGAGCCAGGGCAGCAGGAAGCGACGAGAACAGACTGGGTGGCAGCTGGATGGAGGCCAGGGCCACGCTGTTCTGGGGGGACATAGGAGTTCCTCAGAGACCCCGGGATCCCTTAGGACTCTGATGTCTTCCAGCTTCTCTCCtggctcccctctccccttctctggaTCCTGCCTCCTCTTCCACCACCCGCCTCCACCAGGCACCTGCATCTCAGCACCTCGCCTTTTAGCAACCTCCCTCCCCCAAGGCCCACCTTGATGTGGAAGGATGACAGAGAAATGTTGGGTCTCCCGGTGGTACAGCGGAAGCGGAGCTGCTGATCAGCCAGGGGCTCCGGATCTGGCGAGGGATCCTGGCCCGGGCCCGCAGACCGTGCTCCTggggctcctgcctccctcctctggaAGGCTGTGCAGGTCAGGCCCACGTAGCTGTGCGGCTTGATGAGGTAGGCCTCCAGTGCCACATTCCTCGAGTTCTAGGGACAGGGAACTTGTCACCCCACCACTAGAGATATGGCGGGCCTCTCTTGACTTCTGCAGATCTGCACAGGCTGTGTCCCACTACTGTTCCTCACTCTCTTCTCGAGGCCTCGCAGTCTCATGTCTGTCACGGAGTCTCCCCAAACCCTGGTCACGGAGCTCTCCTTCCTCCTAcggcccttcctctccctcactcacGCCCTGCCTTGCATCCTGCTCACCTCTTAACTCGTTCTGCTGCCCCAACTAAGCTGCAGAGCAGGTCCACGGCCACCCTCCTTGTCCCTCCTAATGTGCCTAGCACAAGATCTTGCACGTAGAAGGTGCTCTGCTGTGCTTGTTACCTTGTTCACCACCCACCATTAGAAATGCCACCCTCTCCTCAGGGAACAGAAGTCTCCAGTACTCCTCACTGCATCACAGCGCTGCCACCCTGCTGCGCTGTCCTCCTGtcccttctgcttctcctcctgttTACGTCCATTGGGCTAACCCTACTACTCAGTTCCCCACCATAAAGTTTCCGTAACTTCTCCAGTGTCACTGGCCTCCTCTCCTTTGCTCTGCCCCCGACCACTTGGAATTTGATTCCACATGATTGGGAACTTGGTCATGTTTGGTGTTCTTGCTCGCTGGGTGCATGGCAGGTGCACACTTGGAGGACTTTGGAGGACTTGCTGCCTGAGAGAGAAGCGTTTCCCTCCTGCATgacaagggctggccccagttgaCTCTAAGTTCCCTCCCACTGCTTGGTCCCCAGAGGAGCTGCCTCCCAGCTGACCCACATTACCACAGAGATGTGCTGGGCGTGGGGGCTCAGGGCGGCCCCCCCAATGCGCTCCAGGGCACCCACGATGCCACTGCAGGCCTTGTCCTCGCGCTGGGCCAGCCACAGCAGGTGCTCGTCCACCAGCATCAGATTGCTGGCCATgtccaccatcacctccaccagcTAGGAGGGGCAAGGAGTCACTGAGGGCAGGAGTAGGGTTTGGAACCCAGGGGCTGGGGCATGAGAAGCCTGAGTAAATGGGAGATGGGTGTTCCAGGGCCCCCAGAGGCCCAGTTGAATCTCACCTCTTTGATCTGGTCCACATAACCCAAAAACTTCTGGATCATCTGAGCAACATAGACCACATCCATCATGTCAGAAAAGCTAGCGGCCTCAGCTGTGTATACTCGCAACTGGTGGGCCAGGGTCAGTGCATTGGAGGCGTTGATGGGCATCTAGGGGTGTTGGAGAAAGAAAGGGGATCGTCCAGTCTTGCTCCTTCTCCCCCAGAACTACCTCTAGGGGCCCCCTCTTCTGTGCTGATGCTCAGGGTGACAATGCCCGGGGAGAGGGGTCTAGCCCATCAGCTGGGTCTAACAAGACAGGAGGCACATATGTAGCAATGAACTTGTCACGACCAAGACTGCCCACTCCTAGGAATACTGGCCTAAGGACAAGGGGATGATCTCATGCTGTCTGTGTTTCCCCTTTGAGGGCTGCCCTTGATGTATTAAGGGTAAAGATGCTTGGGGTAGCCCACACTTCCCTAGTACGGCCTTGGGGGTTCTGAATTCCCTGGAAGAAGGAAAGCTAGAGGAGAAGAGCCCCATGGCCCCTCACTGTGCCCGCCAAGGAGCAGAGGAGCAGCCGTGAGGGTGGGCTCCCCAGGCCTCGTGGGGCCTGCAGGTTTCTTCCCGTCCCATTCCCCAGACCCAGAGCTGATGGgcgggccccgcccctcgcctCTCCCGGCCTCACCAGCACGAAGGTGTAGAGCACCCGGGTGATGTCATTGGTGTACAGACAGTGGGAGTAGTCCCCTGGCTCCCAGCGGCCAGCTCGGTCACACCGGCGGGAAGCCCGGGTGCCTGGGGCCCCCCCGCTCAGGGGCACTGAGGTGAAGGGGTACTGTAGGCAGGACTGGTAGGCTGTGATGCCAGCCAGAGTTCGAGGCCACCTGGGGGCAGAGGCGGGAAGTTGCGGATGACCCTGGCTCCTCAGGGTAACGGTCCCTCCTCTGCCCTTAGAACTGTGATGCCAGACCCCTTGCGACCTGGGAGAAGCATGCAGAAGACAGGGTTTGGACTGGGCTTCAAGGGGTTCCCAAGCTCCACCTTTTAACTCTGTGCTTGTTTGGATAGTGCTGTCACAGGTGCTATGGGGGCTGGACTTGGAGTCCTGAGTTCAAGTTACTtatcctttctgggcctcagtattCCCAGCTGTACAGTGGGCAGAATAATACCTGCCCTGCCTAAATGAGCCAGCCATTGGGATATTAAAATGTGATACTCGCTGTGAGAGAGCTTTGTAAACTGTTGCTATAAGGAAGCAAATAAAAACCCGTTGTTCCGTGCAGCACATCTCAGATGGTGATTTTATACAAAAAGATAAAGGTCTCTAAATACAGCAGCGGGACTTGGAGCTGAATGATGAAAAGAAGTTTTTCTCCCTCTTAGAGCAGATGGGGAGACCCTGGTTACCTGTGGTCTCAGATGCAGGTGTGGGGActtgggggggtgggtgggttgGGGGATGGTGGTTGGGTCTCTGCGGCAGTGAGCTGACCGAACCTGAAGTCCCCACGGTTGTTGGCGACGCGCTCGGCGGGGCAGTAGGAGGCGGAGGTCTCCAGCACCACAATCTCCACCTTCTTGCTGGCGTTGCCCTGGACCGTGGACACGGAGCACTCCCACTCGCCTGAGGCCCACACGCCGATGTGAGACAGGGTCAGCTCACTGCAGGCGGGCGGGCGGAGGGCTGGCTCGGCGAGGCACTCTCGGCGGCCGAGCCACCTCCCTAGGAGCCCCTGGCCCGTCCGCCCCCAGGTGCCCTGTCCTAGGGCGTGCAGGGTACGAGCTCCagcttcttttatctttattgagCGAGGGACACATGTGCGTGCTCCTTTAATTCTGATTGGCCTTATGATATTGtttttctgagcttcaatttccccatctttatcatggagataataatacctctCTTTCAAGTCTACCAGAGAGATTAAGTTTGATAATCCAGGTGAGAGCCACTATATACGTAGTAAAAGCACTAAAGAAATGCCAGgtataagcatttttttcctatcaggCATTTAATTTCTATTCCTTATCCAGACCATTTATGACTTAGTCCTGGATTTCtgtaaacacacatatacacaccggCACACTCTCACACGTGTGAACACACACCCAGGAACATGTCTGGCACAGCTCCTCAGGGGGGGAGGGGTGTGACGGGTCCTGTGGGGTCCCCCACCCCCTGGGCGAGAGGGGCAGCTGGGCCTGTACCTGGTGATGAAGGTGCAGTCGTGGATGAGGCTCTCGGCCAGCAGGATGCCCGCCTGCTCGTCGCCCTCCATGGGGGCCTGGTTGTGGTACCAGCGGATGCGGGTGTCGTTGCCCAGGTAGCTGGCGGAGCACTGGAAGGGCAGCCGGTCGCCCTGGAACACCACTTGGCGCAGGGATGGGATGAGGTGGTGCGTGTGCAGCTCCAGGGCCCCCTCTGTGGGAGGAGACACCAGCAGTGAGGCCGAGCACACAGGCGTGTGTGCCACACGAGTGTGAGAATCcagcaggggcagggccaggccccctCTGTCTGGAGCCCGCTCCGGTGGGGAAGGAAGAGTCTCCAGAGATAAGAGCACAGGAGAAGAGCAGGCAGGTTTTGGACAAACAAATAAAAGCGCTCCTTTCCACAACACACTTGTCACCCCAAGAGGTGGGACCagatgaaaacataaacaaagcaGCAGCCCCAAAGGAAGTTCAGAAGAGCTGATGGAGGACTGGCCCCCGTGGGATCTGAGGGAAAGCATGCCCTGGCGAACACGCCCACCACCCAATAACACTTCAGCAGAGGGAGCCTTGGGTCAGTGGGGGCCCTTTGGGAGGGAACGGGGGGCCCGAGGGGCAAGCAGGGTGAAGATTGGCTCACCGCAGCGCAGCTGGGCCTCCTGGAGGCCAACCAGGGCCTGGGCGTGCAGGGCGCTGGGGTAGGCACAGAGTGTGCGCTCGGACAGCTGCAGGGAACGGTTCCGGGCCCAGGACAGCAGCCAGCGCAGGCGGCAGTCGCACGTCAGGAACTCGGTGCCGAAGTCCCTGCAGAGTGGGCACAGGGGCCATGGAGTGGAGCCGAGGAAGTGTGGgctcagggggtgggggtggagcacTAGGGAAGGACAGGCTGGAGAGGGCACACTTGTGTACGTgtcgccaccaccaccacctcaggAATCATGGGAAGGCAAATATGGCAGAGTTTTAGCCATCATCTGTCCTGCCTACTCATAAGGCTGGCCACGGTGGTCACCATGCTTATGCGTCTCCCTcctgggcagaggaaggaagcaagggtCTGAGACGTTGGGCTGAGAAAAGATACTCACACAATCTTCAGGGCTGGCAGCTCATCAAAGACCCCAGGCTGCAGACTGGAGAAGATGTTTCCAGATATGTTTCtgcagggggcaggggacagtGAGTCGGGATCTTAGGGTCTCCCTgggccagaggagggaggagggagtgaagaGAAGGCAGGGCCCTCTGAGGGTTTGGTGCTGTCTTcttcctcccagccctcctcccctctccacctgccccactccctgcccctcactCACAGTCGGAGAAGCCTGGGGAGGCCTAGGAAGGTCTCAGAGGTGAGACAGCCAATCCGGTTGTTGGAGAGATCTCTAGAGAGACACACACAACCTCAGCAAGTTGGCCACATGATAGCACATGGATCCGCTTGTGAGGGACACACAAGAGTGGCTGGGGAttgtgtggggagggggtgaaaGAGGAGATGGGGTTGGTGCTGGAACTGTCAGGCCAGTATACCCTGTGGGGGAGAAGGGGCAGCTGTGGGTAGGTGAgaagaaggggcagagggagagtagGAGGGGTGGCTGCTCATGGGATCCATGGGGCCTTCTCCAGGGGTAAGGGGAGGGTCGGGGCTCGGGGTGCAGGACATATGACACTCACAAGCGCTTCAGCTCCCCCAGGCCCAGGAAGGCGCCGGGCTGCACCGTGCTGATGACGTTGTTCCTTAGGTCCCTGTGGGAGGCAAGTGGGGAGGCCCTCACACCTGTTCTGCTCCCCTGGGGCAGGGCAGCCTCACTGTCCCCAGAGGTATTGGGAACTCAATTTCCTTCTAAATCCCTGCTCTCCTCAGCACTGGGTGGGAGGCTGGATGAAGGACCCCATCTCTCGGGCAGGTCTCCTCAGCCTCCCTGGCTACCGTGGGGGGAACTGGTCAGAGAGACCTCAGGGAGGATGTAGAAGCCAAGAGCCTGGATGGAAGGGCCTCGGATGAGGAAGCGGAACACGGCGGCAACAAGGAGTCAAGCGAGCACTGAACTAGGTGTCAGGAGGCCTCGGGTCCCACGTCCCCCACCTCCGAGCTGCTCTGACAATCTCCCAGGGCAGCTGTGAGGATCATTTGAAAAGGAGCGTTACAGTCTTTCGCAAATTGCTGTACGAAGGTAAGATCTTCTTGCACCTCGCCCTGGAGAAGTATTTTTACAGCTATTCTATCCCTGTGGATCTCACAGGTCACGCAGCTGGTTGATAACTGCATGGATGCTGGCCAGCCTCAGACTCCAGGGCAGGGCTGTAAAtcccctggcccagccctccttcttcagatgaggaagctg is a window from the Equus przewalskii isolate Varuska chromosome 28, EquPr2, whole genome shotgun sequence genome containing:
- the ADGRA2 gene encoding adhesion G protein-coupled receptor A2 gives rise to the protein MGAGGRRMREAPSRLLLPLLPWLLLLTPETRGAPGCPVPIRSCKCSGERPKGLSGGAPNPARRRVVCGGGDLPEPPEPGLLPNGTVTLLLGNNKITALRNGSFLGLSLLEKLDLRNNVISTVQPGAFLGLGELKRLDLSNNRIGCLTSETFLGLPRLLRLNISGNIFSSLQPGVFDELPALKIVDFGTEFLTCDCRLRWLLSWARNRSLQLSERTLCAYPSALHAQALVGLQEAQLRCEGALELHTHHLIPSLRQVVFQGDRLPFQCSASYLGNDTRIRWYHNQAPMEGDEQAGILLAESLIHDCTFITSELTLSHIGVWASGEWECSVSTVQGNASKKVEIVVLETSASYCPAERVANNRGDFRWPRTLAGITAYQSCLQYPFTSVPLSGGAPGTRASRRCDRAGRWEPGDYSHCLYTNDITRVLYTFVLMPINASNALTLAHQLRVYTAEAASFSDMMDVVYVAQMIQKFLGYVDQIKELVEVMVDMASNLMLVDEHLLWLAQREDKACSGIVGALERIGGAALSPHAQHISVNSRNVALEAYLIKPHSYVGLTCTAFQRREAGAPGARSAGPGQDPSPDPEPLADQQLRFRCTTGRPNISLSSFHIKNSVALASIQLPPSLFSSLPAALAPPVPPDCTLQLLVFRNGRLFRSHGNTSRPGAAGPGKRRGVATPVIFAGTSGCGVGNLTEPVAVSLRHWAEGAEPVAAWWSQEGPGGPGGWSSEGCQLRSSQPNVSSLHCQHLGNVAVLMELSAFPREVGGSGAGLHPVVYPCTALLLLCLFSTIITYILNHSSIHVSRKGWHMLLNLCFHMAMTSAVFAGGITLTNYQMVCQAVGITLHYSSLSTLLWMGVKARVLHKELTWRAPPPQEGDSAPPAPRPMLRFYLIAGGIPLIICGITAAVNIHNYRDHSPYCWLVWRPSLGAFYIPVALILLITWIYFLCAGLRLRGPLAQSPKGATSRVSLEPGEELRGPTRLRNSGPLLSDSGSLLATGSAGVVTPGPPEDGDGLYSPGVQLGALVTTHFLYLAMWACGALAVSQRWLPRVVCSCLYGGAASALGLFVFTHHCARRRDVRASWRACCPPAAAPHASPRAVPTAPEDGSPVFGEGPPSLKSSPSGSSGHAPPLGPCKLTNLQLAQSQGCEAGGAGRGEGDPEAPGARGGLAPRHPNNVHHGRRAHKSRAKGHRAGEAGGKPRLRALRGGAAAGAPEPPSSESGSLRNSPCDSYPGSSRDSPGGGPALDGEPVLTPSEGSDTSAAPPAEAGRPGQRRSASRDNLRGGGAGAPEKESKRRSYPLHTASLNGAPKGGKYDDITLAGAEAPGAGCMKTGLWKSETTV